The proteins below come from a single Eucalyptus grandis isolate ANBG69807.140 chromosome 3, ASM1654582v1, whole genome shotgun sequence genomic window:
- the LOC104436354 gene encoding LOW QUALITY PROTEIN: LRR receptor-like serine/threonine-protein kinase ERECTA (The sequence of the model RefSeq protein was modified relative to this genomic sequence to represent the inferred CDS: inserted 1 base in 1 codon), producing MAFRLALVLAVSLVCFSSGLVDCDDGATLLEVKKSFRDVDNVLYDWTDSPSSDYCVWRGVSCDNVTFNVVAINLTGLNLDGEISPSVGDLKGLLSLDLSSNRLSGQIPDEIGDCSSLTSLDLSFNELDGDIPFSISKLKQLELLALKNNQLIGPIPSTLSQIPNLKTLDLAQNNLSGEIPRLLYWNEVLQYLGLRGNNLVGTLSPDMCQLTGLWYFDVKNNSLTGSIPPSIGNCTAFQVLDLSYNQLTGKIPFNIGFLQVATLSLQGNQLSGQIPSVIGLMQALAVLDLSCNMLTGPIPPILGNLTYTEKLYLNGNKLTGQIPPELGNMSKLHYLELNDNHLTGSIPPELGKLTELYDLNVANNNLEGQIPDNISSCTNLNSLNLHGNKLNGTIPPSLQRLEKISKLNISSNNLMGSIPIELSRIGYLDTLDLSNNKLSGSIPFSLGDLEHLQKLNLSRNHLTGFIPAEFGNLRIIMDIDLSNNHLSGLIPEELSQLQSIFSLRLDHNNLSGDVISLMNSPSLTILNVSYNNLVGEIPMNDNFSRFSQDSFVGNPRLCGYWLNSPCGNSHFTERVTISKAAILGIALGALVILLMILVAACRPQNSNPFVDGSFDKPAVYYSPPKLVILHMNMALHVYEDIMRMTENLSEKYIIGYGASSTVYKCVLKNCKPVAIKKLYSQYAQCLKEFETELETVGRLKHRNLVCLQGYSLSPSGNLXFYDYMENGSLWDLLHGPAKKNKPDWDTRLKIALGAAEGLAYLHHDCSPRIIHRDVKSSNILLDKEFEAHLTDFGIAKTLCTTKSHTSTSIMGTIGYIDPEYARTSRLTEKSDVYSYGVVLLELLTGRKAVDNESNLHHLILSKTASDAVMETVDPDVTATCKDLGAVKKVFQLALLCTKRQPSERPTMHEVARVLGSLLPSTTPPKQLSALGSAPLPGTKIASYKDEYANLKTPHLVNCSAMSTSDAQLFRKFGEVISQNSDLDPEKSA from the exons ATGGCGTTTCGGCTCGCGCTCGTGCTCGCGGTCTCTCTGGTTTGCTTCAGCTCTGGTTTGGTGGACTGTGATGATG GAGCCACGCTGTTGGAGGTAAAGAAGTCGTTTAGGGACGTGGACAATGTTCTTTACGACTGGACAGATTCACCATCCTCTGATTATTGTGTGTGGAGAGGGGTCTCCTGCGACAATGTCACCTTCAATGTGGTAGCGAT CAATTTGACAGGTCTAAATCTGGATGGCGAAATCTCTCCTTCCGTTGGAGATCTTAAAGGCCTTCTCTCACT CGATTTGAGTAGTAACCGGCTCTCAGGGCAGATTCCAGATGAGATAGGTGATTGTTCTTCTCTGACAAGCCT GGATTTGTCATTCAATGAGTTAGATGGGGACATCCCGTTCTCGATATCAAAGTTGAAGCAGCTGGAGTTGCT GGCATTGAAGAACAATCAGCTTATTGGACCGATTCCTTCGACCCTTTCTCAGATTCCAAATTTGAAGACGCT ggatttagctcaaaataactTGAGTGGGGAGATACCCAGACTACTGTATTGGAATGAAGTTCTACAGTATCT TGGATTGCGAGGGAACAATTTGGTGGGCACGCTGTCCCCCGACATGTGTCAGTTAACTGGTTTATGGTACTT TGATGTTAAAAACAATAGTTTGACTGGAAGCATTCCTCCCAGTATTGGCAACTGCACAGCCTTCCAGGTCTT GGATTTGTCCTATAATCAGTTAACCGGGAAAATTCCATTCAACATTGGTTTCCTGCAAGTGGCCACCTT GTCATTGCAAGGTAATCAGCTGTCAGGGCAAATTCCATCTGTGATTGGTCTCATGCAGGCCCTTGCAGTCTT AGATCTGAGCTGTAACATGTTAACTGGACCCATCCCCCCTATTTTGGGAAATTTGACCTACACGGAGAAACT GTACTTAAATGGCAACAAACTGACCGGACAAATCCCTCCGGAGCTTGGAAATATGTCAAAGCTTCATTATTT GGAATTAAATGATAATCATCTCACAGGGAGTATTCCGCCTGAGCTTGGGAAGCTTACTGAGTTATATGACCT TAATGTTGCCAACAATAATCTTGAAGGGCAGATTCCTGATAATATCAGCTCCTGTACAAATCTCAACAGCCT CAATTTGCATGGGAACAAACTGAATGGGACCATCCCCCCTTCTTTGCAGAGGCtagagaaaatatcaaaact GAATATTTCATCAAACAATCTTATGGGTTCCATTCCGATTGAGCTTTCCCGAATTGGGTATTTGGATACCCT GGATCTTTCGAATAATAAGCTCAGTGGTTCTATCCCTTTTTCTCTTGGTGACTTGGAACATCTGCAAAAGCT GAATCTGAGCAGAAATCACTTGACAGGATTTATTCCTGCTGAGTTTGGCAATCTGAGAATCATCATGGATAT AGATCTTTCAAATAATCATCTATCAGGCTTGATCCCTGAAGAACTTAGTCAACTTCAAAGCATATTCTCATT GAGGCTGGACCATAATAATTTATCTGGAGATGTGATTTCACTGATGAACTCCCCTAGTCTGACTATCCT AAATGTATCGTACAACAACTTGGTTGGGGAAATACCCATGAATGACAATTTCTCCCGCTTTTCACAAGACAG TTTTGTTGGGAATCCGAGACTCTGTGGCTATTGGCTAAATTCTCCTTGTGGCAATTCTCACTTTACTGAACGAG TTACAATTTCTAAAGCTGCCATACTGGGAATTGCTCTTGGTGCACTTGTTATCCTTCTCATGATTCTGGTGGCAGCATGCCGACCTCAGAATTCTAACCCATTTGTTGATGGATCCTTTGATAAACCAG CCGTCTACTATTCACCACCAAAGCTGGTAATTCTACACATGAACATGGCCCTACATGTCTACGAGGATATCATGAGGATGACTGAGAATTTAAGTGAGAAGTATATAATCGGTTATGGGGCTTCAAGCACAGTATACAAATGCGTTCTTAAAAATTGCAAGCCGGTCGCCATCAAGAAACTCTACTCTCAGTATGCACAGTGCTTGAAGGAGTTTGAGACAGAGCTTGAGACTGTCGGACGCCTTAAGCACCGAAATCTTGTCTGCCTCCAAGGATACTCTCTGTCCCCTTCTGGCAACC CTTTTTACGATTACATGGAAAATGGCAGCCTCTGGGATCTTCTCCATG GCCCTGCGAAGAAAAATAAACCTGACTGGGACACTCGTCTCAAGATAGCACTTGGTGCCGCTGAGGGGCTTGCATATCTTCACCATGATTGTAGTCCGCGTATCATCCACAGGGACGTGAAATCATCAAACATTCTACTCGATAAGGAATTCGAGGCGCATCTCACTGATTTTGGGATTGCAAAGACCCTGTGCACAACGAAGTCCCATACTTCTACGTCCATAATGGGGACCATTGGCTACATTGACCCAGAATATGCCCGCACTTCTCGCCTCACAGAGAAGTCGGATGTCTACAGCTATGGAGTTGTTTTACTGGAGTTGCTGACTGGCAGGAAAGCAGTGGACAATGAATCCAATCTCCATCACCTG ATCTTATCCAAAACTGCAAGCGATGCGGTAATGGAAACGGTTGATCCCGACGTCACTGCCACATGTAAAGATCTTGGAGCAGTGAAGAAGGTTTTCCAACTTGCTCTCTTGTGCACTAAGAGGCAACCGTCGGAACGTCCTACCATGCACGAAGTGGCTAGAGTCCTCGGAAGCCTGTTGCCGTCCACAACCCCACCGAAGCAGTTATCTGCGTTAGGGTCCGCTCCGCTCCCGGGCACAAAGATCGCTAGTTACAAGGACGAGTATGCAAATTTGAAGACTCCGCACTTGGTAAATTGCTCAGCCATGAGCACCTCGGATGCCCAACTCTTCCGTAAATTTGGTGAGGTGATCTCTCAGAACAGCGACCTGGACCCTGAAAAGTCGGCTTAA